One window of Cohnella hashimotonis genomic DNA carries:
- a CDS encoding oxalate decarboxylase family bicupin: MENVPRRQSGPIKAPQPVRKDGAGGPDFGPRDVLRDLENPDMLVPPATDAGLLPNMKFSFSDTHMQLNHGGWSREITVRDLPIATTLAGVNMSLVPGGVRELHWHQQSEWAYMIWGCARITSVDAQGRNFIADVEKGDLWFFPAGLPHSIQALAEGCEFLLVFDDGSFSDLNTLSISDWFAHTPKDVLAANFGVPESAFDGRPDSQVYIFEDRVPGPLASEAVESPYGAVPLSFKHKLLAQEPLRTPGGSVRIVDSSNFPVSKTFAAALVEIEPGAMRELHWHPNDDEWQYYLSGQGRMTVFGGNGTARTFDVRAGDVGYVPFAFGHYVQNTGSETLWFLEMFRSDRFADVSLNQWMALTPRDLVQANLNASPELLNALRKVKWPVVKYP; the protein is encoded by the coding sequence ATGGAAAACGTCCCCCGCCGACAGTCCGGCCCCATTAAAGCGCCCCAGCCTGTCCGCAAGGACGGCGCGGGCGGTCCCGACTTCGGCCCCCGCGACGTGCTGAGAGATCTGGAGAATCCGGATATGCTCGTGCCGCCCGCTACGGACGCCGGTTTGCTGCCCAACATGAAGTTCTCGTTTTCGGATACGCATATGCAGTTGAACCATGGCGGCTGGTCCCGGGAGATCACCGTGCGGGATCTGCCGATTGCGACGACGCTGGCCGGCGTCAACATGAGCCTCGTACCCGGCGGCGTGCGCGAGCTGCACTGGCATCAGCAATCCGAATGGGCGTACATGATCTGGGGCTGCGCCCGCATCACGTCGGTCGACGCGCAGGGGCGCAACTTCATTGCCGACGTTGAAAAGGGAGATCTGTGGTTCTTCCCTGCCGGCCTGCCGCATTCGATCCAGGCGCTCGCGGAAGGCTGCGAATTCCTGCTCGTCTTCGACGACGGCAGCTTCTCCGACCTTAACACGCTGTCGATCTCGGACTGGTTCGCGCACACGCCCAAGGACGTGCTGGCGGCGAATTTCGGCGTGCCCGAATCCGCGTTCGACGGCCGGCCGGACAGTCAGGTGTATATTTTCGAGGATCGCGTGCCCGGACCGCTCGCATCGGAAGCCGTCGAGTCGCCGTATGGCGCCGTCCCGCTCTCCTTCAAGCACAAGCTGCTTGCCCAGGAGCCGCTGCGGACTCCGGGAGGCAGCGTGCGCATCGTCGATTCCTCCAACTTCCCGGTATCCAAGACGTTTGCGGCCGCGCTCGTCGAGATCGAGCCCGGCGCGATGCGGGAGCTGCACTGGCATCCGAACGACGACGAATGGCAGTACTATCTCTCGGGCCAGGGCCGGATGACCGTCTTCGGCGGCAACGGCACCGCCCGGACGTTCGACGTCAGGGCGGGGGACGTGGGCTATGTCCCCTTCGCGTTCGGCCATTATGTGCAAAATACGGGCAGCGAGACACTGTGGTTCCTCGAGATGTTCCGCAGCGACCGGTTCGCCGACGTCTCGCTCAATCAATGGATGGCGCTCACGCCAAGGGATTTGGTTCAGGCGAACCTGAATGCGTCGCCCGAGCTGCTGAACGCGCTGCGCAAGGTGAAGTGGCCGGTCGTCAAATATCCTTAA
- a CDS encoding galactose-binding domain-containing protein codes for MSVRSNWVRTLSLAGVLALAAGFLPPPGANATPTTYYVSASSGSLTGTGSSASKFKTISQCATVMTGGDTCVIESGTYRETVTPTNTGTSGAPIRFEAAAGATVVVSGTEPISGWSVYSGNIYSANFTGSLPGNENQLFIKNGATVTPLWEARWPNIGAYSLPELKNGVAVADAGAQNTITDAALISTGVNWNGAKVWVRGGSAYVGMTSQLTSYNASTGAFTYSSITGDFDALYPKTGSTYFLSGKLEALDAPGEWYVDAAAQKVYLWAPGGGAPANVEIKKRKTAFNLNGKNYIQLAGIQTFAANITMNGSNNNVIDGVKSEYVYFSNYSQSTTNADQLNGGISIVGNDNVVQNSTIAYSSGALVNINGNNNRIVNNSIHDGAYMASYDPLLKLSSGTGNMISRNEMKNSGRYIIYWDVGVGEISYNDISNGMWLSRDGALIYAWGTDLGNSNIHHNLIHDSVHDTVPDDTRVGLYFDNFTENVVAHHNVIYNNDVGIQMNTPGNYKLIYNNTVVNNPVGSVAYWGDSTNAYKEELYGTRVFNNIFTNKVSLPADVVRGFNTITDEGINFWNPSSGNFRLNANSTAVDMGSFIPGITDGSIGAAPDAGAYEYGGTDWTAGTSGTAPASYVPIVTPYMNLVSNSGFEKNLQGWTPWTTSPSTATVTEGNVNAFANSDFRKRGVRTRLKLGAGGGVEQLVTGLAPNTKYKFVAWVYTDTGGQAINVGVLNYGGAAIDVSQSTANQYVRKEVEFTTGATDTSARVRIWRAAGAAGTAYADDAGLFAMTDYDPGVYKNQASGKTAITASGALSFPERLTDGSTTAYSNMDNTGPQWVKIDLGRSYELDKINLLHYYTPTDVRTYHDVIVQLSNDSTFATKTTVFNNDANNSAAQGTGTDAEYAETAAGKDIVFAKTNARYIRLWTNGNTKYDTQHYTEVQAWGVPAVTPTSPLQGRKNVASNLSVNRITFSKAVGRPEWITDGDKSGPSANQDGPVGGPASPQWIQLDLGQKYRLDQVKVWHFIPFDRIYYDVIIQLSNDPAFPASATTTVFNNDADNTAGQGAGTDALYADNATGKTVNFPLTTARYVRLWANGNQNNPSQHYAEVEVYGSPDYGMGT; via the coding sequence ATGTCTGTTCGATCAAATTGGGTTCGCACGCTCAGCCTGGCCGGTGTGCTTGCGCTAGCGGCAGGGTTCTTACCACCGCCCGGCGCGAATGCTACGCCTACGACGTATTATGTGTCCGCTTCTTCGGGAAGTCTGACAGGTACGGGGAGTTCGGCCAGCAAGTTCAAGACGATCAGCCAGTGCGCGACGGTCATGACGGGGGGCGACACGTGCGTCATCGAGTCGGGCACGTACCGGGAGACGGTCACGCCGACGAATACGGGGACCTCCGGCGCGCCGATCCGGTTCGAGGCGGCTGCCGGCGCGACCGTCGTCGTGAGCGGCACCGAGCCGATCAGCGGCTGGAGCGTGTACAGCGGCAATATCTACTCCGCGAATTTCACCGGGAGTCTGCCGGGCAATGAAAATCAACTGTTCATTAAAAACGGCGCGACCGTCACGCCGCTTTGGGAGGCGCGGTGGCCGAACATTGGCGCCTACAGCTTGCCCGAATTGAAGAACGGCGTAGCCGTTGCCGACGCCGGCGCGCAAAATACGATTACCGACGCTGCGCTGATCTCGACCGGCGTGAACTGGAACGGCGCGAAAGTCTGGGTTCGCGGAGGCAGCGCCTACGTGGGGATGACGAGTCAGCTTACGAGCTACAATGCCAGCACGGGCGCCTTTACTTATTCATCGATAACCGGCGACTTTGACGCGCTTTACCCGAAGACTGGCAGTACTTATTTCCTCAGCGGCAAATTGGAAGCCTTGGACGCGCCCGGCGAATGGTACGTGGACGCGGCTGCCCAGAAGGTGTACTTGTGGGCGCCCGGCGGCGGCGCGCCCGCAAACGTCGAGATCAAGAAGCGCAAGACCGCTTTCAATTTGAACGGAAAAAATTACATCCAACTCGCCGGCATCCAGACATTCGCTGCCAACATTACGATGAACGGCTCGAATAATAACGTCATCGACGGCGTCAAGTCGGAATACGTCTACTTTTCGAACTACTCCCAAAGCACGACGAATGCCGACCAGCTGAACGGCGGCATCTCCATCGTCGGCAACGACAATGTGGTCCAAAACAGCACGATCGCCTATTCTTCCGGCGCGCTCGTCAACATCAACGGCAACAACAACCGGATCGTGAACAACTCGATCCATGACGGCGCCTACATGGCTTCCTACGATCCGCTGCTCAAGCTGTCCAGCGGCACGGGCAATATGATCAGCCGCAACGAAATGAAAAATTCCGGCCGGTACATTATCTACTGGGACGTCGGAGTCGGCGAAATATCCTACAACGACATTTCGAACGGCATGTGGCTGTCCCGGGACGGGGCGCTGATCTATGCCTGGGGCACCGATCTCGGCAACAGCAATATCCACCACAACTTGATTCACGACAGCGTCCACGACACCGTACCGGACGATACGCGGGTCGGTCTCTATTTCGACAACTTTACCGAAAACGTCGTCGCGCATCACAACGTCATCTACAACAACGACGTGGGCATCCAGATGAACACGCCGGGCAACTACAAGCTGATCTACAACAATACGGTCGTTAACAACCCGGTCGGCAGCGTCGCTTACTGGGGCGATTCGACCAACGCTTACAAAGAAGAACTATACGGCACCCGCGTGTTCAACAATATTTTCACCAATAAAGTGTCCCTGCCGGCAGACGTGGTCCGAGGCTTCAACACGATCACGGACGAAGGCATTAACTTCTGGAACCCTTCAAGCGGGAATTTCCGGCTGAATGCCAATTCGACCGCCGTTGATATGGGATCGTTCATCCCGGGCATTACGGACGGCAGCATCGGCGCCGCGCCGGATGCCGGCGCTTACGAGTACGGGGGAACGGACTGGACGGCCGGAACTTCCGGCACGGCGCCGGCATCGTACGTGCCGATCGTGACGCCGTATATGAACCTCGTCTCCAACAGCGGCTTCGAGAAGAATCTGCAAGGCTGGACGCCTTGGACGACATCGCCGTCTACGGCCACCGTAACGGAAGGTAACGTGAACGCTTTTGCCAATTCGGACTTCCGCAAGCGCGGCGTACGGACGCGTCTGAAGCTGGGAGCCGGCGGCGGCGTCGAGCAGCTGGTGACGGGGCTTGCGCCGAATACCAAGTATAAGTTCGTTGCTTGGGTTTATACGGACACGGGCGGCCAGGCCATTAACGTAGGCGTGCTGAACTACGGCGGCGCCGCGATCGACGTCTCTCAAAGCACGGCCAATCAATACGTGCGCAAGGAAGTCGAGTTTACGACCGGCGCGACCGACACCTCCGCCAGAGTGCGCATCTGGAGAGCGGCCGGCGCGGCCGGCACGGCTTATGCGGACGATGCAGGCCTGTTCGCGATGACGGATTACGATCCGGGCGTCTATAAGAACCAAGCGTCCGGCAAGACGGCGATTACGGCGAGCGGCGCCCTAAGCTTCCCCGAACGGCTGACGGACGGTTCCACGACGGCTTACTCCAACATGGATAATACCGGACCGCAATGGGTCAAGATCGACCTGGGCCGAAGCTACGAGCTGGATAAGATCAACTTGCTGCATTATTACACCCCGACGGACGTACGGACCTACCATGACGTCATCGTGCAGCTGTCCAACGATTCGACCTTCGCGACCAAGACGACCGTCTTCAACAACGACGCCAACAACTCGGCAGCCCAAGGAACGGGGACCGACGCCGAGTACGCGGAGACGGCGGCAGGCAAAGACATCGTTTTTGCAAAGACGAACGCCAGGTATATCCGGTTGTGGACGAACGGCAATACGAAGTACGACACGCAGCACTACACGGAAGTTCAGGCATGGGGCGTACCCGCAGTCACGCCGACTTCGCCGCTGCAGGGCCGCAAAAACGTGGCTTCTAACTTAAGCGTCAACCGTATCACCTTCAGCAAAGCTGTAGGAAGACCGGAATGGATCACGGACGGCGACAAAAGCGGCCCTTCCGCGAATCAGGACGGTCCTGTAGGCGGGCCTGCCAGCCCGCAATGGATCCAGCTCGACCTGGGACAGAAATACAGGCTCGATCAGGTAAAGGTATGGCATTTTATACCCTTTGACAGAATTTACTACGACGTCATTATTCAGTTGTCCAACGATCCCGCCTTCCCGGCATCCGCAACGACGACAGTCTTTAACAACGATGCCGACAATACGGCCGGACAAGGCGCGGGTACGGATGCGTTGTACGCGGATAATGCGACCGGAAAAACGGTTAACTTTCCGTTGACTACCGCCAGATACGTCCGTTTGTGGGCGAACGGGAACCAGAATAACCCGTCGCAGCATTACGCGGAAGTCGAGGTTTACGGATCGCCGGATTACGGCATGGGAACTTAA